ATACCGCTTTTATAAGCACCAAAGACATAGCAAGGCAAGACAAAAAAACAATGCAAAccgagaaaatatttttaagctAGTATGAACAGTGGAAGTTCTCCTTATTCACTTTCGGAATGGATCTTTTCTCCAGTAGAAAAAAAACTGAATGGTGTCCAGTGGAGGATCTCACCCTTCATTGTTCTCtctcttatttaattttaatcccacttataaaattaaaggtgatagatcacactttattctctcaaatgttaaaaaaaatagagaggATCCATTTCCTTCACTTTCTTTGTCTTATTTAGACATTTATATTCTCTTGTTTTACTCGGAAATGAATATAGCTACTTTacttttggaaaaaaaaaaatataagttgcaaatataattaaaatcatcaCATTACATATTCTAACAAATCTTAAAGAAGtttaatgaaattaaactaaattcaacaAATTCGTTAATTTATTTCAAACATTTAGTTGCATATGTTTAGGACAGGTATGAGACGAGTAAAGGACGAGACAATTACTACTTATTTCTGCTCGATACACAAACAATTATCATCAGATATTATTCGTGGCCGTTCCAAAATTTTGTTAATAGTTGAAAAATGCGGCAAGTCAGGTCTGGTCGGCTAAATTGCCATTCTATCTACCACATTAAATTGGAacaaaaatttctaaaataaaaatattagtaaaaagaGAAAATGTGGTGATTTAATAACTATTGAATTTGTAATTTTGATTATGTATGAATTTCACtttcttaatttaaaaataattaaatttttattttgtcattttaCATATctcttcaattttaaaaaacctAATGCTATTACTTTAAATTATGAATAGcgtcgaaaaaaaaagagaaaactaagaatAATGCAGTACACGTTTTTTTTGGGCGATAACAACctaagatttatttttttattgtttataaTATCTCTTTATTTGAcaaattaaaagttaatttattataaattaaaattttatttaaaaatttattattaactaataaattattaataaattattatatatacataaaatattCAAACTCCACAGTTATTTAAGGAGACTAATAACTAATTACTAGATTAACTCGATCGAAGTTGGATACCAAGACACTGTTTAAAACTAaagcaaggaaaagaaaagttacAGAAAGGCCCAAGTCAGCAGTAACAGTCCTTCAGTACAAGGGAGAGCAGGGCTCCATGACCTTCGGGATGGATCTGGGAACATCTCGACCCACGTGGCCGAGAATTATAGACACGTGGCGCCACACACACAGCTTTGACTGGGGATGCCATTTCACTACACAGCAAAAGCTCAACCATGTACTTTTTTAATTAGCAAAAACTAAAACCATTTGTTTTCTGCTGCCGCTGCGTTTTGACCTACCAAACAAGAAAGCAAACGAAATCCCTTTCCTTCTCTGTTGTTCCGCCgctacccttcttcactccatGGCCGACAAGCCTCAATCCCTTGCTGAGGTTCCGTTCCTTAACTTCTCATTTATCActcttttcttatctttcttGTCAGTTTTACTCTCTACACTCGACgatcttttcttaattttggTATATCTTAGCTTATTCAAGTTCACTCTTTCTTTTCCCCCTTTTAaaagctctttttttttaatcaatttagaATGCGTAAGTTAGAAATTGAAGCTTGATTCAATTAATTCACAGTAGGGATTTTTTTGTGCTAGCTTGTGCTGGGATTCAATTTATAGTTAAAAGTTTATGTGTTTACTTCCTTTTTAATGTgtgtgtttgtgtttttttttttttttttttaatttgcttTTAAAGTGTTTCATGATAAATTAAGCTTATTATACGTTCTGGATCTTGCACAAACTTATGGGATAATCCATGACATTTTCTAATCTGTTGTATTGTATCTACCTAAACTTCCGGAAACAGAAATGCGAAGTTAGATCTATATCATGGGAAATAGGACAAGTCCCTTTTATTGTCCAAATTAACTTTGTTCTTTCTATGGGAGCTTTATTTTTCCCTTCCACTGTAATTCAGTCTGTTGTTGTATGATTGAAGAGTTTCGGTTCTTGTTTTCTACCGTATTAACAAGGTACAGCATACAAGTTTTCTCATATTGTGTTTAGTTTCTAATATGTGTTTATTAGCTAAGTTTCCATCACTTTATTCGTGGTAGACGATATATCATTTTATAAGAAATGCAGGATCTCATGTTTATTATCCAATGGTTATGTCGTGTGAAGAGATAGATAGACACCCCTATCTTAAATGGGCTTGGTTCTAGGAAAATTCAAGTGTCTTTGGAAACAAAAGTTGTGATGGAATTGAATAGAATTCTTGAATTAATTCAATTCTGAGGAGAGTTCTTAAGTTTGGAATGAATTAGAatataattgaattgaattgtgtAGAAGTAGTTTAAAATGAGAATTATACCCTCAACACCAGTACCCTATTGAAAAACCCACAATAGCGAAGTTTCGATTCCAACTCTTCATTGAAGAATGCACATTTATACAGATAAATGGTCATATGTAAAATCCATTACCCAGAACCACCCTTTTCCCACAATATCCCAAAGTAATTTGTTGAAGTTTTTGCCTAATAAACAAGACATGGCTGACTTTGTGATTTAGTCTGTCTATTCTTGCTTACCTTGTTGTTTTTAGTTGAAGGAGTGAGGTGGTGACCCAGAATGGGAATATGAGGAAGAGCAGATCAAATAAAGATGATGGAAGTAATGATGGTGGTGGTTTGTTAGAGTCACTTCTTGTGTAGAAACAAAAGAAGTGTTAGATAACACTAGGGTTATATTTTGCTATTTTAGTTTCTTAATGAGGATAGTTTTGGTATATCAATTTTTATGTATCAAGCTGTGAGAATTGAATTAGAAATTAGATCCATTTTGGTCTGATTTGTATATAGCCTTAACATGAGAATTGCATCCTCATTAGAATTGAAATCTTTGCTGTTTTTAAATACCAAAGCGTGAAATAGAATTCCAATTTTCTAGAAATTTCTATTCCAAGAGTTTCCAAACAGGCTCTTATGGAATCCATTTTAAACtgctttatatatataatatatatacacacacacttATAATAGATTTCTGATTCTTATGTTCTGTGTTATGAATGTGATGATAGATATTTTTTTCCCCAACATGCAGGAATATTACGTAAAGGATAAACAGGAGAAACCTGTTGAAGCTAAAGAAGTTGAAAAGGAGTCTGCTCTGGAGGAAACTGTTGTTGAGAAGACTGCGGAGGAAACAACTCCTGTTGCTGCGACGGCTGCTGAGGAAAGCAGTGAAGTCGTCCCTCCTCCTGAAGAGAGCACCGAAGAGCAAAGTAGTGGAAGTTTTGAAGAAGAAAAGTCTGGTGATGAAGATGCAGCTGAAGAGACCCCGGAGATTAAggtagttttaaaaaattttgaataacaGGAACTAGGTCCCTTAGGAGTTCTACAGAGGACTAATGGGTCcctgaaaaagaaaagaacaatTAAGTCTCTGAGGATTACTAACAGTGGACACGTTACATTTCAATCATGCTTGATGCTCCTCCTTTTGTGTTCAAGATAATTATGTTCATATTTGTGTTATTGTTTCCAGCTTGAGACTGCTCCAGCAGATTTCCGTTTTCCAACCACAAATCAAACAAGGCATTGCTTTACCCGATATGTGGAATATCACCGGTTAGCCATCTTCTTTATTGTTGGCTTTTATTTCTATTGAGCTGATTGTTTGCACTTTCAAAAGAGGCTCACCAACCTTTTGTTTTAAACTATGAAATTCTTGTGCAGATGTGTAGCTGCAAAAGGAGAAGGTGCACCAGAATGCGATAAGTTTGCTAAATATTATCGCTCACTTTGCCCTGGTGAATGGGTATGTATTTTTACTggacattatttatttatccaTCTATTTTTTTCAGACAATAGAAATTTTCGATCAACATTGTCGATTATCTATTGAATAACTAAGCATTGGGTCTGCATGTCTGGTAAGATTCACTTACTTAGATTTCTTCTTGCTTATGTCAAGTTGCCATGTGCTTGTGGTCTTACTGGATACTTTTTCTATGAGATGGAGTTGCATTGCATCTTTTACTTTGTTGGTAGTTATATAAACTGACAGGGAATTGCATCCTATATGCTACTAGCCTGCAACTATGCTTTTCTGTGTTCTAAATTCACTTTGATGTCTGACTTCCTGTTAAATCAGAAACGTGTGAAAAGTGACAATAAGGTAGCAATTATAGTTATTAAACATGCAGGGATAGTTTATTGGGATAAATGAAGAATTCTTGAGTACATTTTTTGGTAGATGTTCTTATTACATGGACAGATGGATAACTTTTTGGACACTTGCAGCTTTTTTGAACATTCAGTTAATTGCTCTGTTCAGCTCATCCATTGTCATATTACATTCTGTCATACgtctcctccttcaactcttGTGGCTTAAATACTTCTATTCAGTTTATAATTGCAAATGTTCGACATACATACTCTCTGCTATTGATAGGACCTGAGCTGTATTTGTATGTCATAGAAGGAAGTTCTGTAAGGTGTTAGATTGGGGGAATATCAAGGAGTGTGTAGTCCTAAAGTGCTGGGGACAACAATATGCCACTGAAGAGACACAAACATATTGTATGAGTTGGTAAAAAGGGGAGAATATAGATCTAAAATGTGGGAGGTCCGAAAGGTGGTAAGCTGAATATTGGCTTGGACTGCGAGAAACTATGCTGATATTGTAATGTTTGCATTAGTTTTCTCGCTGTTTAAGATGGATGCCTGATTAGCAAATTTTGTTGACGATTTCCATCAGATCAACACATCTTTTTCGTTGTGTGTGTTTGTTTAtgttatcattattatttatattgcATTCTAAGGGTCTATTGTGATTCCTTAATTGTCGTCCTATCAGATTGACCGATGGAACGAGCAAAGGGAGAATGGAACATTCCCGGGCCCACTGTAGGCTGCACTTGTCTGTAACCGCTGATTCAATTTTCTTGCGTTGTTGCATTTAAAATTGCTGGAGATAAAAAGCACATACTTTGGGAGAAATGTTGTCCATGTCAGGCATTGGTTTAATAAGAAAATTTTGGCTGTCTGTTTGAACTAGTTTGAGCTGTACAAATTCCATGAAACGCTTCTGGGGGGAATTTCCAGAGGTTGCTATATTATTTACCGGATTCCTTACTGCCTGAGGGATTTTGTTCAAGTCTACTATCCCCCGAAATAAAGGTAAACGAACGGAAATGATTAAAATATACAACTTTCTTTTGTTTAATGTTACATTATTATAGTGTTAGAATTTTACTAGTGATCAGAAAAGTGGAGATGAGACGCAAATATCTATATGAAAGGTAATTTTCAAATACTAGAAcactttttttagttttttttcgCTCTGCACTTATTAGAACGCTACACTAATAATCGGATAGATCTAAAGTTTTGATGGGAGCAGAAGATAATCGACCTCTTAATGCAGCCCTACGGCCTAATAAGTAATAACTGGTGTCCTCAGCAAACAACAACCATACACACAAATACTTGCAAGTTATTGTTACTAGGATTTCGACCCATTTTATAATTGATTACAATCCTTGTGTAACAATGCAAGCTTTGCCCTAAGAAAGATGCCACAGGGATATTCCTGGCAAACTCAGATGCATGAGTTGAGGAATATCCGAGGCCTAGGCCAGAAAAGGATCTCTTTGCATGGATGTCAGCAGACATGCAGGGAATTAACTCTGATGTCATGTCGCATTGCCTAGCTTTAAACCCAAAACCCAAGCCAAtgacaaaaagaagaaaatgttggCAAGAGGACACAGAGGACACAGGAAGTAAGAAAGCAACTCGAGTGTCTCCTACAAATTAGGTACAATAGAGAACTGTCATATCAACCCCTACAAATTAGGTACATTACTGAACTGTCATATCAACCGAGTTGTCAAACGTCGTCCTAGATAAGAAAGCTGACGAAAAGTAGAAAATGTGTGTATAGACTACTTTGACCAAAAGAAGACCCGCTTTAAAGATACAGCCAATTGTTATACCGTAATTACCTTTGAAATGAAAATTGCGGGTGCCACATACCAAACGCTTATGATCAAAATCTTCAAAGACACGGTCAGGCAGAAGTTACATGTATACATTGACAACATGATTGTTAAGAAAAGTGAGGATGAACACTTAATAAGCGACTTGGAGAAAATCTTTGACTGCCTGAGGAAGCATCAGATGCAGCTAAACGAGCAAGATGCGCCTTCATAATTCAACCAAGTACCCAAAAGAAAAAGTGGAAGCCAAATCATAAAAATGCCAAGTTCGAGAACTTCCTTACGGACCAGCTGATGTTGTTATCTTCTTTCCATGAAGCCTTAACCCAAAAGGCGCTTCTGTTTTTCAATTTGACGAAGAAGACAAAAACAATTGACCTTCCAATGGACTCAAGAATGCGAAAAGGTGCTCAATTGATCTAAGGATATCTTTTTTACAAACCAAACATGGTGGGTAGAATGCTTACCTGGATCGTTGAGCTATTCCAACATATACTCCACCATGTCTTGATTTAAAAAAGCCAACACTTGAACCCTAGTCTAGTTTCCATCAAGCCCTCCTTACTTCTTAGTCTGTTATCAAAGCGGCTGGAGACTAGTCTGATTCTTTTACCGCGGGGCGCGGGAAACATGATTAATTGCTTGCTTAGGGAAGTGTGCTCGAGTCTTCTAGAATATAATAAATAGTTGTGACTCGGTCTAGCTAGGACAGAGCCATCCTAATCctaaaaagaagaatgaaaaaaagcctgaaaaaaagcaaaaaggaaCATAACCTCCGATACGATGAACGGAATAGAACCATATCGAGGCCTTATGAGTTGAGAAGCCGTAAAGAAGGCAGAGATGAAGACTTCTATTTAGGGTAAGCACTAAGAAGTCAGAATATGAGCCTAAAAATGCAATCAAAGTACAAGCAATGCTGACATGCTCCTAGAAAACTGTGTAAGGATAACCATCGGGCATTTTATCAACTAAGACTCCCTAATACCCTAAGAAGCACGGACACACCAAATTACTGCCGTGTCCACGTGTCGGACACGCAGTGGACACGGACACGCGGTGGACACGCGGTGGACACGTGTCCGACACACCTGAGCACGTGtcgcaaaaaaaaaatttttttttttactcggACACGCCATGACACGGCACTGGACACACGAGGACACGGCATTGGACACACGAGGACCCGGCATTGGACACGCCAGGACACGATTGGCATGTAAAAATTgcagaaatttttttaaaaaaaaattacctttaACCCAAAAAAATCTTGGACCCCATAAGCACAAGGAGTCTCTCACACAaaatatgatatatattatgacttttgattttttttcttaaaatttaatatatatatgcCGTGTCCGTGTCcggtaaaattttaattttggtgtgtCTCCGTGTCCGTGTCCGTGTCGTGTCCCGTGTCCGTGTCCGTGTCTGTGCTTCTTAGCTAATACCAAATCACTAAGCCAAATGTGAAGCCTTGCTTGCTGGTTTGGCACTTGCCAAAGAGGTAGGCGCAAAGAGTTTGGAAGTCTACAACGACTCTCAAGTTGACACTTTCAAGTGGTAACATTTCAGACAAAGTTCGAGATCCCCTACTCAAAAGTACTAGGAAAAAGTGAAGGGAACTTTGTCAAGTGTTTGAGGAAGTCATGATATTAATGTTCCAACGGAGGAGAATACCAGAGCGGATATCCTGTCAAAATTGATGAGCACCAATGCCAACTCGGGAAACTGGTAACTTATCAAAGAAATAGTAAGGAAGAACTTAGTTTCCCTTGAACATGATCCCATCCTTAgcttgaaaatggcactttacCCACGAACCCAACGGAAACTAACAACCTAGAAAAGGAAGCTGCTCATTCCTTTCTGGCCACCTATTCTGGCAAGGAATATTTCAACCCCTTCTCAAATGCTTAGAACTACGAGAGATGTTGTGGGCACCACATAGGCAATAAGTCCCTGGCACAAAAGCTTATAAAGGTGGGATACTATTGCTCCGGATGCACCTCAACTTGCAAAGTTGTGCAACCAATACGGAC
The Arachis stenosperma cultivar V10309 chromosome 7, arast.V10309.gnm1.PFL2, whole genome shotgun sequence genome window above contains:
- the LOC130941929 gene encoding cytochrome c oxidase subunit 6b-1-like produces the protein MADKPQSLAEEYYVKDKQEKPVEAKEVEKESALEETVVEKTAEETTPVAATAAEESSEVVPPPEESTEEQSSGSFEEEKSGDEDAAEETPEIKLETAPADFRFPTTNQTRHCFTRYVEYHRCVAAKGEGAPECDKFAKYYRSLCPGEWIDRWNEQRENGTFPGPL